A section of the Kribbella sp. HUAS MG21 genome encodes:
- a CDS encoding TerC family protein translates to MSVPLWGWAAVLAAILVMLAVDLFAHRRAHVVSVREAAVWSAVWVSLGLGFGVIVWGLYGAQAGGEYFAGYLIEKSLAVDNVFVFALIFTAFAVPRQYQHRVLFFGVLGALVFRAIFIAGGAALQDRFHWVLYVFGAFLVVTGWRMFRHRHDQTDPAANPVLKIVRRVVPSTSEYHGQKFWVRKAGRWVATPLFTVLVLVEVTDIVFAVDSIPAIFAVTQEPFLVFTSNAFAILGLRAMYFLLADLIHRFIYLKAGLSAILVFVGIKMLLLDLYKIPIAISLAVIATCLTVAVAASLHATRATPASPRRDPAADDGDVAADRMPSDEERGQVRR, encoded by the coding sequence GTGTCTGTTCCGTTGTGGGGCTGGGCCGCGGTACTGGCCGCGATCCTTGTGATGCTGGCCGTCGATTTGTTCGCGCACCGCCGCGCGCACGTGGTGTCGGTGCGCGAGGCCGCGGTCTGGAGCGCGGTCTGGGTGAGCCTCGGCCTCGGGTTCGGGGTGATCGTCTGGGGGCTGTACGGGGCACAGGCCGGCGGCGAGTACTTCGCCGGGTATCTGATCGAGAAGAGTCTCGCGGTCGACAACGTGTTCGTGTTCGCGCTGATCTTCACCGCGTTCGCGGTGCCCCGTCAGTATCAGCACCGGGTGCTGTTCTTCGGCGTGCTCGGGGCGCTGGTGTTCCGGGCGATCTTCATCGCCGGCGGCGCCGCGCTGCAGGACCGGTTCCACTGGGTCCTGTACGTGTTCGGGGCGTTCCTGGTCGTCACCGGGTGGCGGATGTTCCGCCATCGCCACGACCAGACCGACCCGGCAGCCAACCCCGTCCTCAAGATCGTCCGGCGGGTCGTGCCGTCGACGAGCGAGTACCACGGCCAGAAGTTCTGGGTGCGGAAAGCCGGCCGCTGGGTCGCGACCCCGCTGTTCACGGTGCTGGTCCTGGTCGAGGTCACCGACATCGTGTTCGCGGTCGACTCGATCCCGGCGATCTTCGCGGTCACCCAGGAACCGTTCCTGGTGTTCACCAGCAACGCCTTCGCCATCCTCGGGCTGCGCGCGATGTACTTCCTCCTCGCCGACCTGATCCACCGCTTCATCTACCTCAAGGCCGGCCTGTCGGCGATCTTGGTGTTCGTCGGCATCAAAATGCTGCTGCTCGACCTCTACAAGATCCCGATCGCGATCTCCCTCGCCGTCATCGCGACCTGCCTCACCGTGGCCGTGGCCGCGAGCCTGCACGCCACCCGCGCAACCCCCGCCTCGCCGCGAAGGGATCCCGCTGCGGACGATGGCGACGTCGCCGCGGACCGCATGCCCAGCGACGAGGAGCGCGGGCAGGTGCGGCGATGA
- a CDS encoding winged helix-turn-helix transcriptional regulator has product MLVIEVRRWTFLSNHGHVLVCLARDPEVRLRDVAERVGITERAAQQIVRDLEQAGYVVKERVGRRNRYVVVRSGRLRHPLEHQVRIGELTDLVVAHDDEAARE; this is encoded by the coding sequence GTGCTGGTGATAGAAGTGCGGCGGTGGACGTTTCTGTCGAATCATGGGCATGTGCTGGTGTGTTTGGCGCGTGATCCGGAGGTGCGGTTGCGGGATGTCGCTGAACGGGTGGGCATCACTGAGCGGGCGGCGCAGCAGATTGTGCGGGATCTGGAGCAGGCCGGCTACGTGGTGAAGGAGCGGGTGGGGCGGCGCAACCGGTACGTGGTGGTGCGGTCGGGCCGGTTGCGGCATCCGTTGGAGCATCAGGTGCGGATCGGTGAGCTGACCGACTTGGTGGTGGCACACGACGATGAAGCCGCCCGCGAGTAG
- a CDS encoding recombinase family protein: MIRQKRPPPHFYHQHNITGNKLLVRAPIRDDTGRARVEQLGNGLATARNVPSCVPAPSSRRGHERDPGRRPGWPLDRRPRNPPVTPQQGRILTARDPHSKCPPSRARRSTWRLNSPSHRTVQTSTDNCADDSEHRQPRAGDVVVLSELDRLGRSQTEMLQLFTELTAAGVHVNVTGGPIPFDTRSPGRTWQASSPTGRRSMSSPRSTASRARRRTGSPASIRSRTTPGARSRRLAATSPSPLARSASAGTCRTARSRPPAARRTPDRLVVDRRHRRWQRRGPDRGDAALRSLPAPHRLRRGLPGVRRRPAPQATTQTTTAVTSGGVR, translated from the coding sequence ATGATTCGACAGAAACGTCCACCGCCGCACTTCTATCACCAGCACAACATTACCGGAAACAAGCTTCTGGTAAGGGCGCCAATCAGAGATGACACGGGCCGGGCACGAGTTGAGCAGCTTGGCAACGGTCTCGCTACCGCTCGGAACGTCCCCTCCTGCGTCCCGGCACCATCATCGCGGCGCGGCCACGAACGCGATCCCGGGAGACGGCCGGGGTGGCCCCTCGACCGACGACCGCGCAATCCACCAGTAACCCCGCAGCAGGGCCGGATACTCACCGCGCGCGATCCGCACAGCAAGTGTCCCCCGAGCCGGGCTCGTCGCTCGACTTGGCGCCTCAACTCGCCTAGCCACCGGACTGTGCAGACAAGTACGGACAACTGTGCAGACGACTCCGAACATCGACAGCCGCGCGCGGGCGACGTCGTCGTGCTGAGCGAGCTGGACCGGCTCGGCCGGTCGCAGACCGAGATGCTGCAGTTGTTCACCGAACTGACCGCTGCCGGCGTGCACGTCAACGTGACCGGCGGGCCGATCCCGTTCGACACCCGCAGCCCCGGGCGGACCTGGCAGGCGAGTTCGCCGACGGGACGCCGGTCGATGAGCTCGCCGCGAAGTACGGCGTCTCGCGCGCGACGACGTACCGGATCGCCCGCGAGCATCAGGTCAAGAACAACGCCCGGCGCACGTTCACGCCGGCTGGCCGCGACAAGTCCCTCACCCCTGGCCAGATCGGCATCTGCGGGTACGTGCCGAACGGCAAGGTCGCGGCCGCCGGCTGCGCGAAGAACTCCAGACCGACTGGTGGTCGACCGGCGGCACCGACGCTGGCAACGGCGCGGGCCGGATCGAGGTGACGCAGCACTGCGGTCGCTGCCAGCCCCACACCGTCTACGCCGTGGCCTGCCTGGCGTGCGGCGACGGCCCGCACCCCAGGCCACCACTCAGACCACGACCGCGGTCACCTCCGGCGGTGTGCGATGA
- a CDS encoding SOS response-associated peptidase family protein, with protein MTRVLPAAGRRSTLALAGLYEVWYDRSLPENDPARVVPRYTITTTATDSLGRIHDRMPMAITPDHWAERFDPRNHDVDQLRGRIAPPADGSLEMHAASKAVNNVKNNGPGRPFLSTTDARAPALQDHDARDSPDRSLPGDLPVPQHRGTDSPFSVSAPAAEAASCSSRPASSDRTCHSVIAPV; from the coding sequence GTGACAAGGGTGCTGCCCGCGGCCGGCCGACGGTCGACGCTGGCGTTGGCCGGACTGTACGAGGTCTGGTACGACAGGTCGCTTCCTGAGAACGACCCGGCCCGCGTCGTCCCGAGGTACACGATCACGACTACGGCGACCGACAGCCTCGGCCGGATCCACGACCGGATGCCGATGGCGATCACACCCGATCACTGGGCCGAGCGCTTCGATCCTCGTAACCACGACGTCGACCAACTCCGCGGCCGCATCGCCCCGCCGGCCGACGGCAGCCTCGAAATGCACGCGGCGTCGAAGGCCGTCAACAACGTCAAGAACAATGGCCCGGGGCGCCCCTTCCTGTCGACGACTGACGCACGTGCACCGGCACTGCAGGACCACGACGCGCGAGACTCGCCGGATCGATCGCTGCCTGGTGACCTCCCGGTGCCTCAACATCGGGGCACCGACTCGCCGTTCAGCGTTTCCGCGCCCGCGGCCGAGGCTGCATCGTGCTCGTCGCGGCCCGCGTCATCGGACAGAACATGTCATTCGGTCATTGCACCAGTCTGA
- a CDS encoding DUF3788 family protein, with translation MTTRVAVLTDPGRVPDDEQIREHLGASFAAWQNLEVTLRGPELGLTLLWHHFRDGGWLCKALRGKKNVAWLAVWEGFATVTCYFSARHRRDLAALPLPDTLRTQIAEVAMSGAMLPVVVEVRSRADVEAAVEILRYRLRAR, from the coding sequence GTGACCACCCGCGTCGCCGTCCTGACCGATCCCGGTCGCGTGCCCGACGACGAGCAGATCCGCGAACATCTCGGCGCTTCCTTCGCTGCCTGGCAGAACCTCGAGGTGACGCTGCGTGGACCCGAGCTCGGCCTGACGTTGCTCTGGCACCACTTTCGCGACGGCGGCTGGCTGTGCAAGGCGCTCCGAGGCAAGAAGAACGTGGCCTGGTTGGCGGTTTGGGAGGGGTTCGCCACGGTCACGTGCTACTTCTCCGCGCGACACCGCAGGGACCTCGCCGCGCTGCCGCTTCCAGACACCCTCCGGACCCAGATCGCCGAGGTGGCGATGTCCGGAGCGATGCTGCCGGTCGTCGTCGAGGTCCGCTCCCGGGCAGACGTCGAGGCCGCCGTGGAGATCCTTCGCTACAGGCTCCGAGCACGGTAG
- a CDS encoding LLM class flavin-dependent oxidoreductase — protein MTAASAGAPAKPGRPRLGLSLPNFAEPQVLVDLGVRAEVAGWDGLFLWDHLHGSPAFPVPTADPWVVLGALAVRTERITIGTGVTSVPRRQPEKLARETVTVDHLSGGRLVLGVGLGEPPAEHTAYGRAADRPTLAARLDEGLEVVAGLWSGQPFSHRGEHFTIEEAQFLPAPVQQPRIPVWVSCTFPYTRPRARAAQWDGAVLAAVGAGGTIERVTVAEARAAVNEITALRGPRSGPFDVALATTGLPTEREQAAYAAVGVTWILAAGWLDGMPDLIEAGAR, from the coding sequence ATGACAGCCGCATCGGCCGGGGCGCCGGCCAAGCCAGGCCGGCCGCGGCTCGGCCTGAGCCTGCCGAACTTTGCCGAGCCCCAGGTGCTGGTCGACCTCGGCGTCCGGGCCGAGGTCGCCGGGTGGGACGGCCTCTTCCTCTGGGACCACCTGCACGGCAGTCCGGCGTTCCCGGTACCCACGGCCGATCCCTGGGTGGTGCTCGGTGCGCTGGCTGTGCGCACCGAACGCATCACGATCGGGACCGGCGTCACCTCGGTGCCCAGGCGCCAGCCGGAGAAGCTGGCCCGCGAGACGGTGACGGTCGACCACCTCTCCGGCGGCCGGCTGGTCCTCGGCGTCGGCCTGGGTGAGCCGCCCGCGGAGCACACGGCGTACGGGCGCGCCGCTGACCGGCCAACGCTCGCGGCCCGGCTGGACGAGGGTCTGGAGGTGGTTGCCGGGCTGTGGAGCGGTCAGCCGTTCAGCCACCGCGGCGAGCACTTCACCATCGAGGAGGCACAGTTCCTGCCGGCGCCGGTGCAGCAGCCGCGGATCCCCGTGTGGGTGTCCTGCACGTTCCCGTACACCCGGCCACGGGCCCGGGCCGCGCAGTGGGACGGCGCGGTCCTTGCCGCCGTCGGCGCCGGTGGGACGATCGAACGGGTCACCGTCGCGGAGGCGCGGGCGGCGGTCAACGAGATCACCGCGCTGCGTGGGCCGCGCTCCGGTCCCTTCGACGTGGCGCTCGCGACGACCGGGCTGCCGACTGAGAGGGAGCAGGCGGCGTATGCCGCCGTCGGCGTCACATGGATCCTCGCCGCCGGCTGGCTCGACGGGATGCCGGACCTGATAGAGGCCGGCGCCAGGTAG
- a CDS encoding DUF6767 domain-containing protein, translated as MLCARRRCAVGQGNLPTTAGTKPPTSKCPVRVGDPCSLCVPAATGPQDCSLVCLVMSDPALREEHRSEHLLRRQEPAAVRTSGARH; from the coding sequence GTGCTATGTGCCCGCCGCCGCTGTGCCGTCGGCCAAGGAAACCTGCCGACGACCGCCGGAACGAAGCCGCCCACATCGAAGTGCCCGGTCCGCGTCGGCGACCCGTGCTCGCTGTGCGTCCCCGCTGCAACCGGCCCGCAAGACTGCTCGCTGGTGTGCCTGGTGATGTCCGATCCCGCTCTGCGCGAGGAACATCGCTCCGAGCACCTGCTCCGCCGCCAGGAACCGGCCGCCGTCCGCACGAGCGGTGCGCGACACTGA
- a CDS encoding beta-propeller fold lactonase family protein has product MNRFVRHRATIAAVGVLAVLGTGVTALAWIGDDTGDVASAHHQPGRLTGTVWVANEAGNSLTAIDAATNQVVGTVEGVSGAHNVQASPDGRHVWAVSGHSSMAVLVDAARLEVRGVTPTGAAPAHIVITPDGRRTYTTNGADGTVSAVDAVTMATVATIRVGEGPHGLRPSPDGRWVYVANTTAGTLSVIDTAVNRAVSEIEVGRGPAQVAFSPDGRFVYASLSGEDAVAKVDVAQRRVVGKVAVGDGPIQAYASPDGRRLLVANQGTEAEPATTLSVIDTATFTVVGTVATGSGAHGVVVDPSSTRAFVTNLYSDNVSVVDLERLAVVATVPVGDAPNGVTFSPVVTAGGATTANVPGGHSGTGHNHDHGGH; this is encoded by the coding sequence ATGAACAGGTTCGTGCGACACCGCGCGACGATCGCAGCGGTTGGTGTGCTCGCTGTGTTGGGTACTGGCGTCACCGCACTCGCTTGGATCGGCGATGACACCGGTGATGTGGCGTCGGCCCATCATCAGCCTGGGAGGCTCACCGGAACCGTCTGGGTCGCCAACGAGGCAGGCAACAGCCTCACGGCCATCGACGCCGCGACGAACCAGGTCGTCGGCACCGTCGAGGGCGTCAGCGGCGCCCACAACGTCCAGGCGTCGCCTGACGGCCGCCACGTCTGGGCGGTGAGCGGGCACAGCTCGATGGCAGTCCTCGTCGATGCCGCACGGCTGGAGGTGCGCGGCGTCACCCCTACGGGCGCGGCTCCCGCACATATCGTCATCACTCCTGATGGGCGCAGGACGTACACCACCAACGGTGCCGACGGCACCGTGTCGGCCGTCGACGCCGTAACGATGGCCACGGTCGCCACTATTCGTGTCGGAGAAGGCCCGCACGGCCTGAGACCTAGTCCGGACGGCCGCTGGGTGTACGTCGCCAACACCACAGCCGGCACGCTGAGCGTCATCGACACCGCAGTGAACCGGGCTGTCAGCGAGATCGAGGTAGGACGCGGTCCGGCGCAGGTCGCGTTCTCGCCCGACGGCCGCTTCGTCTACGCTTCGCTCAGCGGCGAGGACGCCGTGGCGAAGGTCGACGTGGCCCAGCGGCGTGTGGTCGGCAAAGTGGCGGTCGGGGACGGGCCGATCCAGGCCTATGCGAGTCCCGACGGGCGCCGGCTTCTGGTCGCCAACCAGGGCACGGAAGCCGAGCCCGCCACCACCCTGTCGGTGATCGACACCGCCACCTTCACGGTCGTCGGCACGGTGGCGACGGGATCGGGTGCTCACGGCGTCGTCGTCGACCCGTCGAGTACACGTGCCTTCGTGACCAACCTCTACAGCGACAACGTCTCGGTGGTCGACCTCGAGCGGCTCGCGGTGGTGGCAACGGTCCCAGTCGGAGACGCGCCCAATGGCGTGACCTTCTCGCCGGTTGTGACAGCCGGCGGGGCCACGACGGCGAATGTGCCAGGCGGGCACAGCGGCACCGGACATAACCACGATCACGGCGGACACTGA
- a CDS encoding DUF3105 domain-containing protein, with the protein MAAVVAAGGCSADEPSAAARPAVDRGSIAGVQEFGDLSRDHVENAVAYRPVPPVGGQHGPVLQNCGFYSTPVQNEYAVHSLEHGAVWITYATDLPARQVEILKTWSGSGSHVLVSPYNGLPSPVVASAWGLQLRLSGADDERLGKFVAAYAQGPQTPEPGAPCRGGAGVPR; encoded by the coding sequence TTGGCCGCCGTCGTCGCCGCCGGCGGTTGCTCGGCCGACGAGCCCAGTGCGGCGGCGCGGCCGGCCGTCGATCGGGGATCGATCGCAGGCGTCCAGGAGTTCGGTGACCTGTCTCGCGACCACGTCGAGAACGCTGTCGCCTACAGGCCAGTACCACCCGTGGGCGGCCAGCACGGCCCGGTACTGCAGAATTGCGGCTTCTACTCGACCCCGGTGCAGAACGAGTACGCCGTCCACTCGCTCGAGCACGGCGCCGTCTGGATCACGTATGCCACTGACCTGCCCGCTCGCCAGGTGGAGATCCTGAAGACTTGGTCCGGATCGGGAAGTCATGTGCTCGTCTCGCCGTACAACGGCCTGCCAAGCCCCGTGGTCGCCAGCGCTTGGGGCCTGCAACTGCGCCTGAGCGGTGCCGACGACGAGCGGCTTGGCAAGTTCGTCGCCGCGTACGCGCAGGGCCCGCAGACGCCCGAGCCCGGTGCGCCGTGCAGGGGTGGAGCAGGGGTGCCCCGATGA
- a CDS encoding hemerythrin domain-containing protein: MEPIADLMDEHVELLRLSNEIRVLLAAGDRVGVETKLAELGRRLAPHVRREERGVFAALKEQGDFAAEVRALEADHLAFDRALAELDIAAPDFDRQVRELLAELSLHIDRENLGIFPVTVVTLGAEGWETVFRAHNDAAVTVD, from the coding sequence GTGGAGCCGATCGCCGATCTGATGGACGAGCATGTCGAGCTGCTCAGGCTGTCCAATGAGATCCGGGTCCTGCTGGCTGCCGGCGATCGGGTGGGTGTGGAGACGAAGCTTGCCGAGCTTGGCCGGCGCCTGGCTCCGCACGTACGGCGGGAAGAACGCGGGGTGTTCGCGGCACTCAAGGAGCAGGGTGACTTCGCCGCCGAGGTGCGGGCCCTCGAGGCCGACCATCTTGCTTTCGACAGAGCTCTCGCCGAACTCGACATCGCGGCCCCGGATTTCGACCGGCAGGTCAGGGAACTGCTGGCTGAGCTGTCGCTGCACATCGACCGCGAGAACCTCGGCATCTTCCCGGTCACCGTCGTCACGCTGGGCGCCGAGGGCTGGGAGACCGTCTTTCGCGCCCACAACGATGCCGCCGTCACAGTCGACTGA
- a CDS encoding VOC family protein has translation MDMKLEVIVIPVSDVDRSKAFYTALGWRLDADIAADDNFRVVQVTPPGSPASVIFGTSVTAQAAGSAKGLHLIVSDIDAAHDELKRLGADPSEVFHDVGGIFHHSGTDARVAGPDPQRNSYGSFLSFGDPDGNEWILQEVTTRLPGRLDPAATTFASTADLAAALRRAAAAHGRHEARTGAQDPEWPGWYADYMVREQAGLELPQ, from the coding sequence ATGGACATGAAACTCGAAGTGATCGTGATCCCGGTGTCCGACGTCGACCGGTCCAAGGCCTTCTACACAGCATTGGGCTGGCGGCTCGACGCCGACATCGCCGCCGACGACAACTTCCGGGTGGTGCAGGTGACGCCGCCGGGCTCACCGGCGTCGGTCATCTTCGGCACATCGGTCACCGCCCAGGCCGCCGGCTCGGCCAAGGGTCTGCACCTGATCGTCAGCGACATCGACGCCGCGCACGACGAACTGAAGCGCCTCGGCGCCGACCCGAGCGAGGTCTTCCACGACGTCGGCGGCATCTTCCACCACTCCGGCACCGACGCCCGAGTCGCCGGCCCGGACCCGCAGCGCAACAGCTACGGCTCGTTTCTCTCGTTCGGTGATCCGGACGGCAACGAATGGATCCTGCAGGAAGTCACCACCCGGCTCCCCGGGCGGCTGGACCCGGCCGCCACCACATTCGCATCCACCGCGGACCTCGCCGCCGCCCTGCGCCGAGCCGCGGCCGCCCACGGCCGGCACGAGGCGCGGACCGGCGCGCAAGATCCGGAATGGCCCGGCTGGTACGCCGACTACATGGTTCGTGAACAGGCGGGACTCGAACTGCCGCAGTGA
- a CDS encoding SDR family NAD(P)-dependent oxidoreductase: protein MSETSLSGTAALVTGASSGIGAATARRLARDGAAVALVARRRDRLERVVDDIGRLGGYAVAVQADLTDPEQPDQAVDQTLDRFGRLDILINNAEVALLGTALHAMIDEWDRMVSLNVMGMLRVTYAAVPHLIDAASTSPRQVADIVNVSSTSGRVARAGASVYHLTKFGLNGFSDSLRQELLEERVRVSVVEPGTIDSKPQSHPSGSTWDPAARRVSDIEPLRPEDVADAIGYIVSRDRRVAVNEMLIRAAEQSW from the coding sequence ATGTCTGAAACCTCGCTGAGTGGAACCGCCGCGCTGGTCACGGGCGCCAGCAGCGGCATCGGCGCCGCAACCGCGCGTCGCCTGGCCCGCGATGGTGCGGCGGTGGCCCTGGTCGCGCGCCGGCGGGACCGCTTGGAACGGGTCGTCGACGACATCGGTCGCCTCGGCGGTTACGCCGTCGCAGTGCAAGCCGACCTGACCGATCCGGAGCAACCGGATCAGGCGGTCGACCAAACGCTCGACCGGTTCGGGCGCTTGGACATCCTGATCAACAACGCCGAAGTCGCGCTGCTAGGTACCGCTCTGCACGCCATGATCGACGAATGGGACCGCATGGTGTCCCTCAACGTCATGGGAATGCTGCGCGTCACGTACGCCGCCGTCCCGCACCTGATCGACGCGGCGTCCACCTCGCCGCGACAGGTGGCCGACATCGTGAATGTCAGCTCGACGTCCGGACGGGTCGCTCGCGCTGGCGCCAGCGTCTACCACCTCACCAAGTTCGGCCTGAACGGGTTCAGCGACTCACTCCGTCAGGAGTTGCTGGAAGAACGGGTGCGGGTCAGCGTCGTGGAACCCGGCACCATCGACAGCAAGCCGCAAAGCCACCCCAGTGGGAGCACCTGGGACCCGGCCGCCCGACGGGTGAGCGACATCGAGCCGCTGCGGCCCGAGGACGTCGCGGACGCGATCGGCTACATCGTCAGCCGGGACCGCCGAGTGGCCGTCAACGAAATGCTGATCCGAGCAGCCGAGCAAAGCTGGTAA
- a CDS encoding enoyl-CoA hydratase/isomerase family protein, giving the protein MAHWDLLSNSARVAGMPPGRTGLHPYLDNFVRLSRLPVATISLIRGRARGAGSEFVLATDIRFASENAVLGQFEVGVGAVPGGGPMARLGRTVGRGRALEILLGGDDIPAAQAAEYGYVNRLLPDADIEGFTDAFARRIATFEKTAVAGIKKLVDVATLPPDHEFRQGLDAYFATASRPENRPFIQLLLDKGLQQPGGIETNLGTAIGELRRNL; this is encoded by the coding sequence ATGGCCCACTGGGACTTGCTGTCGAACAGCGCGCGCGTGGCGGGAATGCCGCCTGGCCGCACCGGCCTGCATCCGTACCTGGACAACTTTGTGCGGCTGAGCCGGCTGCCGGTGGCCACGATCTCACTGATCCGCGGCCGCGCCCGCGGCGCCGGCAGCGAGTTCGTGCTCGCCACCGACATCCGTTTCGCGTCCGAGAACGCGGTCCTGGGCCAGTTCGAGGTCGGCGTCGGCGCGGTCCCCGGCGGCGGTCCCATGGCGCGCCTGGGCCGTACGGTCGGCCGCGGCCGCGCCCTGGAAATCCTGCTCGGCGGCGACGACATCCCCGCCGCCCAGGCCGCCGAATACGGCTACGTGAACCGGCTCCTGCCGGACGCTGACATCGAGGGCTTCACCGATGCGTTCGCCCGCCGGATCGCGACCTTCGAAAAGACGGCCGTCGCCGGCATCAAGAAGCTCGTCGACGTGGCCACCCTGCCCCCCGACCACGAGTTCCGGCAAGGCCTCGACGCGTACTTCGCCACCGCCAGCCGGCCAGAGAACCGCCCCTTCATTCAGTTGCTGCTCGACAAGGGCCTCCAGCAGCCCGGCGGCATCGAGACCAACCTCGGCACCGCGATCGGCGAGCTGCGACGAAACCTGTAG